One window from the genome of Plasmodium reichenowi strain SY57 chromosome 8, whole genome shotgun sequence encodes:
- a CDS encoding hypothetical protein (conserved Plasmodium protein, unknown function) — MQKKGNLQEFFFSVINYTFLFRSNFHCSINNINNKKRFCFLIYKNDFSASYSTINNNSSWVNNIRVTNKYLTKKRYMKETRHTILCRTNQNNYSILADVLIKDKNNKDIKIAIKEKEKEKEIKANKKLIKEGEKINKKVKKEVKKNPQFVVNKTMIPLKEETNNMNIILDEKNNKKKKNKKKKINVMTDIKENTQVDKKKDISISNETSSVTIYSTDMKEDINYNVNRNEEDPTIINDDKVVCSDILLNKEQMSNHITKEKKKEKRKKGKETKVKQKNEKCVSKNEKCVNTNEKCVITNKNFLNTNKKCVITNKKCVNTNEKFVNTNEKCVITNKNFVNTNKKCVITNKNFVNTNKNFVNTNNVLNNHENVTINNNFNKEEYFKEFEEIGIKNNIIINKINTIEDINKFVNKYENSLGYCNIYAYNNLLYEIYDKFSNCDIKKVKKLIKNYNKLTKKNLQKKIKCFESFYEICPTKYNEVLTCLFIQSVDILKAEDISNTFYFDNILNINKEENEHENENSDVGRECITTSEKTNYDYYNYDYEINEKGEKRKIHNINYRKNEGYYVHNKIVYDIDVKFTNKNERDHINENNFIIVYDLPILSYDLLTKELKETFSFCGKIKDIEFFNDRLKTIDMNMINNENESKDMGTVNSSKNSCKMKNRVNNNGRKKGNHKGKDINFDNNDKNDDKNNDNNDDNNDDNNDDNNDDNNKQNIDNICNYNIPNKNPQNENVKKKYPQKINKIVNPNQSTQLYGIIEFYDSKSADMATSDFLRIFGIFCYNKLIYVDKCVNKNIMIITHLPFHLNIYNILYLLLNASLYNFDISLIKEEEKLNSKKYDMIKNVEGIINNNTYSSEENIINDNNKFISNEKLEIIDNKEVLLKGNNKKPEQNYIYNNDNSLENKFDSFRQNEKDINLINTDNERENHIINNIMSNSKTCENETTKMCSFVLRNSNIKIENNDSHFKEIYKNSKDIYNYIYEISKINFKHFEEKINRHLQTNISSNNNNKNNYESFVDFYQNKNKKMITRKVHINNNGRTLILHFDNFTNLFECLKKFKYIFKNKNYMIFSLNLKRCIFLNGEIKDHVHIQNERRKIGINIDQ; from the coding sequence TgataaaagataaaaacaataaagatattaaaattgctattaaagaaaaggaaaaggagaaagaaattaaagcaaacaaaaaattaataaaggaaggagaaaaaataaataaaaaggttAAAAAGGAAGTTAAGAAAAATCCTCAATTTGTTGTAAACAAAACGATGATACCTTTAAAAGAAGAAACTAATAACATGAACATAATTTTGGacgaaaaaaataataaaaaaaaaaagaacaagaaaaagaaaataaatgtaatgACAGATATTAAAGAGAATACACAAGTCGATAAGAAAAAGGATATATCCATAAGTAATGAAACATCAAGTGTTACGATTTATAGCACTGATATGaaagaagatataaattataatgtCAACAGAAACGAAGAAGACCCTACAATTattaatgatgataaagTTGTATGTAgtgatattttattaaataagGAACAAATGAGTAACCATATTACTAAAGAGaagaagaaagaaaaaaggaaaaaaggaaaagaaaCCAAAGTCAAAcagaaaaatgaaaaatgtgttagtaaaaatgaaaaatgtgtgaatacaaatgaaaaatgtgtgattacaaataaaaattttttgaatacaaataaaaaatgtgtgattacaaataaaaaatgtgtcaatacaaatgaaaaatttgtgaatacaaatgaaaaatgtgtgattacaaataaaaattttgtgaatacaaataaaaaatgtgtgattacaaataaaaattttgtgaatacaaataaaaattttgtgAATACAAATAATGTTTTAAATAACCATGAAAATGTAACTATAAacaataattttaataaagaagaatattttaaagaatttGAAGAAATaggaataaaaaataatataataataaataaaataaatacaatagaagatataaataaatttgtaaataaatatgagAATTCCTTAGGATATTGcaatatatatgcatataataatttattatatgaaatatatgataagTTTTCTAATTGtgatattaaaaaagttaagaaattaattaagaattataataaattaactaaaaagaatttgcaaaaaaaaataaaatgttttgAATCTTTCTATGAAATATGTCcaacaaaatataatgaagtATTAAcatgtttatttattcaatccgttgatatattaaaagcTGAAGATATTAgtaatacattttattttgataacatattaaatattaataaagaagaaaatgaacatgaaaatgaaaatagTGATGTAGGAAGAGAATGTATTACAACATCTGAAAAGACTAACTAcgattattataattatgattatgaaataaatgaaaaaggtgaaaaacgaaaaattcataatataaattatagGAAGAATGAAGGTTATTatgtacataataaaattgtGTATGATATTGATGTAAAATTTACTAACAAAAATGAACGTGATcatattaatgaaaataattttataatagtTTATGATCTTCCAATATTAAGTTATGATTTACTAACAAAAGAATTGAAAGAAaccttttctttttgtgGTAAAATTAAGGATATagaattttttaatgaCAGACTAAAAACTATAGACAtgaatatgataaataatgaaaatgaatCTAAAGATATGGGAACTGTAAATAGTTCAAAAAATAGTTGTAAGATGAAGAATAGagttaataataatggtaGGAAGAAGGGGAACCACAAAGGTAAGGACATaaattttgataataatgataaaaatgatgataaaaataatgataataatgatgataataatgatgataataatgatgataataatgatgataataataaacaaaacATTGATAACATATGTAATTACAATATACCTAATAAGAACCCtcaaaatgaaaatgtaaaaaaaaagtaccctcaaaaaataaacaaaattgTCAATCCAAACCAGAGTACACAATTATATGGTATTATAGAATTTTATGATTCTAAATCAGCTGACATGGCAACTAGTGATTTTTTAAGAATTTTTGGAATTTTTTGTTacaataaattaatatatgttgaTAAGTgtgtaaataaaaatattatgataataacaCATTTACCTTTTCATctgaatatatataatattttatatttattattgaATGCGTCTTTATACAATTTTGATATATCTCTTAttaaagaagaagaaaaattaaatagtaaaaaatatgatatgataaaaaatgttgaaggaataataaataacaaCACGTATAGTAGTGAAGAGAATATaattaatgataataacaAATTTATTTCGAATGAAAAGTTGGAAATAATTGATAATAAAGAAGTATTACTGAAgggaaataataaaaaaccagaacaaaattatatatataataatgataattcattagaaaataaatttgaTTCTTTTCGTCAAAACGAAAAggatataaatttaataaatacaGACAATGAAAGGGAgaatcatattattaataatataatgagTAATAGTAAAACGTGTGAAAATGAAACAACCAAAATGTGTTCATTTGTTTTAAGAAAtagtaatattaaaattgaaaataatgattCTCATTTTAAAgagatatataaaaatagtaaagatatatataattatatttatgaaatatcaaaaataaattttaaacattttgaagaaaaaattaatcGTCATCTACAAACTAATATAAgttcaaataataataataaaaataattatgaatcATTTGTAGATTTctatcaaaataaaaataaaaaaatgataacTAGAAAagtacatataaataataatggaagaacattaattttacattttgacaattttacaaatttatttgaatgtttaaaaaaatttaaatatatttttaagaacaaaaattatatgatattcTCATTAAATCTGAAAAgatgtatatttttaaatggGGAGATAAAAGATCATGTTCATATTCAAAATGAGAGGCGTAAAATAGGTATAAATATAGACCAGTAG